One window from the genome of Bradyrhizobium xenonodulans encodes:
- a CDS encoding propionyl-CoA synthetase, whose translation MSIQGKSNYHEIHARSLADPQGFWAEAATEIDWIEPPKTIFDASQGVYGRWFTGGVVNTCYNALDRHVERGRADQVALIHDSPLTNSITKFTYAELLGEVQVLAAIMQDFGVAKGDRVILYMPMVPEAVVAMLACARIGAVHSVVFGGFAAKELATRIDDAQPKLILSASCGIEPGRIVQYKPLLDEAIKLAGSKPKACIVLQRPQHICDLAPGRDYDWASLRRKAMNDGKRAPCVPVAATDPLYILYTSGTTGIPKGVVRDNGGHLVAVKWSMFNLYGVKPGEVWWCGSDIGWVVGHSYIIYGPLLHGATSIMYEGKPIGTPDAGAFWRVISEHKAVALFTAPTAFRAIRKEDPEGKFIRQYDLSKFRTLFLAGERADPPTVEWAEQQLKVPVIDHWWQTETGWCIAGNPVGLGMLPVKHGSPTVPMPGYQVDVVDEAAKPVGPNTMGSIVIKLPMPPGCLPTLWNQDSRFKEAYLSEFPGYYKTSDAGYKDEDGYVFVMGRTDDIINVAGHRLSTGGMEEILASHPDVAECAVLGVKDAIKGEVPCGFLVLKAGVKRAPSEIEKEIIALVRDKLGPVAAFKLAITVGRLPKTRSGKILRGTIKKIADGETWTMPATIEDPKVLDEIGEALKGRV comes from the coding sequence ATGAGTATCCAGGGGAAAAGCAATTATCACGAGATCCATGCGCGCTCGCTGGCCGATCCCCAGGGCTTTTGGGCCGAGGCAGCCACGGAGATCGACTGGATCGAGCCGCCGAAGACGATCTTTGATGCCTCGCAGGGCGTCTATGGCCGCTGGTTCACGGGCGGCGTCGTCAACACCTGCTACAACGCGCTCGATCGCCATGTCGAACGCGGCCGCGCCGACCAGGTCGCGCTGATCCATGATTCGCCGCTGACGAACAGCATCACCAAATTCACCTATGCCGAGCTGTTGGGTGAGGTGCAGGTGCTCGCCGCCATCATGCAGGATTTCGGCGTCGCCAAGGGCGACCGCGTCATCCTCTATATGCCGATGGTGCCGGAGGCCGTGGTGGCGATGCTCGCCTGTGCGCGGATCGGCGCGGTGCACTCGGTGGTGTTCGGCGGCTTTGCCGCGAAGGAGCTCGCGACCCGCATCGACGACGCGCAGCCGAAGCTCATTTTGTCCGCAAGCTGCGGCATCGAGCCGGGCCGCATCGTGCAGTACAAGCCGCTGCTGGACGAGGCGATCAAGCTCGCGGGCAGCAAGCCGAAGGCCTGCATCGTGCTGCAACGTCCGCAGCACATCTGCGACCTCGCGCCGGGCCGCGACTACGACTGGGCGAGCCTGCGCCGCAAGGCGATGAACGACGGCAAGAGGGCGCCCTGCGTGCCCGTTGCCGCCACCGATCCGCTCTACATCCTCTACACGTCAGGCACGACCGGCATCCCGAAGGGCGTGGTGCGCGACAATGGCGGCCATCTCGTCGCGGTGAAGTGGTCGATGTTCAACCTCTATGGCGTCAAGCCGGGCGAGGTCTGGTGGTGCGGCTCGGACATCGGCTGGGTTGTCGGCCACAGCTACATCATCTACGGCCCGCTGCTGCACGGCGCGACCTCGATCATGTACGAGGGCAAGCCGATCGGCACGCCCGACGCCGGCGCGTTCTGGCGCGTCATCAGCGAGCACAAGGCGGTCGCCCTCTTCACCGCACCGACGGCGTTCCGCGCCATCCGCAAGGAGGATCCGGAAGGCAAGTTCATCCGGCAATATGACCTGTCGAAATTCCGCACGCTGTTCCTCGCCGGCGAGCGCGCCGATCCGCCGACGGTGGAATGGGCGGAACAGCAGTTGAAGGTGCCGGTGATCGACCATTGGTGGCAGACCGAGACCGGCTGGTGCATCGCCGGCAATCCTGTCGGTCTCGGCATGCTGCCGGTGAAGCACGGCTCACCCACGGTGCCGATGCCCGGCTATCAGGTCGACGTCGTCGACGAAGCCGCAAAGCCGGTCGGCCCGAACACCATGGGCTCGATCGTCATCAAGCTGCCGATGCCGCCTGGCTGCCTGCCGACGCTGTGGAATCAGGATTCGCGCTTCAAGGAAGCTTATCTCAGCGAATTCCCCGGCTATTACAAAACCTCCGACGCCGGCTACAAGGACGAGGACGGCTATGTCTTCGTCATGGGCCGCACCGACGACATCATCAACGTCGCCGGCCATCGCCTCTCGACCGGCGGCATGGAGGAAATCCTGGCCTCGCACCCTGATGTCGCCGAATGCGCCGTGCTCGGTGTCAAGGACGCGATCAAGGGCGAGGTGCCCTGCGGCTTCCTGGTGCTCAAGGCCGGCGTGAAGCGCGCACCTAGCGAGATCGAGAAGGAAATCATCGCGTTGGTGCGCGACAAGCTCGGTCCCGTCGCCGCCTTCAAGCTCGCCATCACCGTCGGCCGCCTGCCCAAGACGCGCTCCGGAAAGATCCTGCGCGGCACCATCAAGAAGATCGCCGATGGCGAGACCTG